GATGGTGCCGTCGAGCACGTACACGATGGCATGCGCATCATGGCGATGCACGGGGTCAACCGCACCCGGCGGGTAGTCCACGGTGATGAGCGTGATCTCTTTGCCCGGGTAGTCCTGCAGCGCCTGCGAAGCCACCTCGGCGACCACCGCGTGCGGCGCATCGGTTGCATGCGTGCCACCGTGCGCGATGGCGGCGCCGGAAAGCAGGCAGAGGCCCATGGAGAGAGCGATTGCCGCCCACATCGCGCGCGCGTTCATTGCGCCACCGCCGGGGCGACGG
This is a stretch of genomic DNA from Stenotrophomonas rhizophila. It encodes these proteins:
- a CDS encoding cupin domain-containing protein, which gives rise to MNARAMWAAIALSMGLCLLSGAAIAHGGTHATDAPHAVVAEVASQALQDYPGKEITLITVDYPPGAVDPVHRHDAHAIVYVLDGTIIMGVRGKPEQTIKAGETFYEGPNDVHTVGRNASQSKPARFVVFLLKDKEKPLLIPAQ